In the Vitis vinifera cultivar Pinot Noir 40024 chromosome 2, ASM3070453v1 genome, one interval contains:
- the LOC100244339 gene encoding agamous-like MADS-box protein AGL80 translates to MARKKVKLQWIVDNAARKATYKKRVKGLMKKVRDLSILCGVDACVITYSPYHPEPQVWPSPIEVEQVIAAFRSRPENDQTKKVMNQENFTWQRIFKARDEVVKQQMKNRKKEIENLRIQCLGGRLLEGLESKDLPDLTWAIDNQLEAVKNRTVLDPWPQVAADTRGSANNTGTGIGNVPAVGAFASIDGVSHVGSASGVPLSVIGAVGGTNAAAAQTSFDLAIDALNNPLIREQNQNQNMGNALGDPLDYDVYDFWRNPYIL, encoded by the coding sequence ATGGCTAGGAAGAAGGTTAAGCTTCAGTGGATTGTGGATAATGCTGCTCGTAAGGCCACATATAAGAAGAGAGTGAAGGGTCTTATGAAAAAAGTAAGAGATCTCAGCATTTTGTGCGGCGTTGATGCGTGTGTAATCACGTACAGCCCATACCATCCAGAGCCCCAAGTTTGGCCTTCCCCGATTGAGGTCGAACAAGTCATTGCTGCGTTTAGGAGCCGGCCGGAGAATGACCAAACCAAGAAGGTCATGAACCAAGAAAATTTCACCTGGCAGAGGATATTCAAAGCGAGGGATGAAGTGGTGAAGCAGCAGATGAAGAACAGAAAAAAGGAGATCGAAAACCTAAGGATCCAGTGCTTGGGTGGTAGGCTGCTGGAGGGTTTAGAGAGTAAAGACCTCCCAGATTTAACGTGGGCCATTGACAATCAGTTGGAGGCAGTGAAGAACAGGACGGTTCTCGATCCCTGGCCCCAAGTAGCAGCTGACACGAGGGGCAGTGCTAATAATACTGGTACTGGTATTGGAAATGTTCCTGCTGTGGGTGCTTTTGCTAGTATTGATGGTGTTTCTCATGTTGGTTCTGCCTCGGGTGTTCCTCTTTCTGTTATTGGTGCTGTTGGTGGTACCAATGCCGCTGCTGCGCAGACAAGTTTCGATCTTGCCATTGACGCTCTAAACAATCCTCTAATTAGAgaacaaaaccaaaaccaaaacatGGGCAATGCATTGGGAGATCCACTGGACTATGACGTCTATGATTTCTGGCGCAATCCCTACATTCTCTGA